From a region of the Anomalospiza imberbis isolate Cuckoo-Finch-1a 21T00152 chromosome 3, ASM3175350v1, whole genome shotgun sequence genome:
- the PKIB gene encoding cAMP-dependent protein kinase inhibitor beta has protein sequence MTDVEPVVTDFASSGRSGRRNALPDILGSPAGAGTSDLPHKLAELSVSEDAGAEGEEVSSSKALLESQEAEEKRNDS, from the exons ATGACTGATGTGGAGCCTGTGGTCACAGATTTTGCCTCATCAGGACGGTCAGGCCGCCGAAACGCCTTACCAGATATCCTGGGCtctcctgctggtgctgggacTTCAGACCTGCCACACAAACTGGCTGAGCTCTCTGTTTCAGAAG ATGCAGGAGCAGAGGGTGAAGAAGTGTCATCATCCAAAGCCTTGCTGGAAAGTCAAGAGGCGGAAGAAAAACGCAATGATTCCTAA